In Nocardioides sp. JQ2195, a genomic segment contains:
- a CDS encoding aminotransferase class I/II-fold pyridoxal phosphate-dependent enzyme has protein sequence MTSSTRILGSSLDDLRSTRSSVKWRLFEPDVLPVWVAEMDARPCEAVVDVVTRAIRDGDTGYAWAPPFVDAFTGFADRRWGWRPDPEQALLLPDVMIGIEEMLHTLTEPTAAVVVSPPCYDSFHGFVEAVRRRPVHARLDAAGRLDPETLARAFADAGPGSAYLLANPANPTGAAHTRDELAMLARLADEHGVLVLSDEIHAPLVRPGVEFTPYLSVPEAANGIALVSASKSWNLAGLKAALAFPGAGAVDRLASVHEVVTHGANHLGVLAQTAAYEHGEPWLDQLLGEIDDNRDLLGKLLAEHLPGVRLMPADATYLAWLDCSALGLADPATEFLERGRVALSAGTRYDPEHGSQWARFNLGTSPEVIEEAVRRMARTVA, from the coding sequence ATGACCTCGAGTACGCGCATCCTGGGCAGCAGCCTCGACGACCTCCGGTCGACCCGGAGCAGCGTCAAGTGGCGACTCTTCGAGCCGGACGTGCTGCCGGTGTGGGTGGCCGAGATGGACGCCCGTCCCTGTGAGGCGGTCGTCGACGTCGTCACCCGGGCGATCCGGGACGGTGACACCGGCTATGCGTGGGCGCCGCCCTTCGTCGATGCGTTCACCGGCTTCGCCGACCGGCGCTGGGGCTGGCGCCCCGACCCGGAGCAGGCGCTGCTGCTGCCCGACGTGATGATCGGGATCGAGGAGATGCTCCACACGCTCACCGAGCCGACGGCCGCGGTCGTGGTCAGCCCACCCTGCTACGACTCCTTCCACGGCTTCGTCGAGGCCGTGCGGCGGCGCCCGGTCCACGCTCGCCTCGACGCCGCGGGGCGCCTCGACCCGGAGACCCTGGCCCGCGCGTTCGCTGATGCGGGCCCGGGCTCGGCCTACCTGCTGGCGAACCCGGCGAACCCGACCGGTGCAGCGCACACGCGTGACGAGCTGGCGATGCTGGCCCGACTGGCCGACGAGCACGGCGTGCTGGTGCTCTCGGACGAGATCCACGCACCGCTGGTGCGGCCCGGCGTCGAGTTCACTCCCTACCTCTCCGTGCCGGAGGCGGCCAACGGTATCGCGCTGGTCTCTGCGTCGAAGTCGTGGAACCTGGCCGGGCTCAAGGCGGCGCTGGCCTTCCCCGGGGCAGGTGCCGTCGACCGGCTCGCGTCGGTCCACGAGGTGGTCACCCACGGCGCCAACCACCTCGGCGTCCTGGCCCAGACCGCCGCCTACGAGCACGGCGAGCCGTGGCTCGACCAGCTGCTGGGCGAGATCGACGACAACCGCGACCTCCTCGGCAAGCTGCTGGCCGAGCACCTGCCCGGCGTACGCCTGATGCCGGCCGATGCCACCTACCTGGCGTGGCTCGACTGCAGCGCCCTCGGCCTGGCCGACCCGGCGACCGAGTTCCTCGAGCGCGGACGGGTCGCGCTCTCCGCGGGCACGCGCTACGACCCCGAGCACGGCTCCCAGTGGGCACGGTTCAACCTCGGCACCTCGCCGGAGGTCATCGAGGAAGCCGTACGCCGGATGGCCCGCACCGTCGCCTGA
- a CDS encoding molybdopterin-dependent oxidoreductase produces MSRLRRLLSGALAGALATLCGMAAGHLVAALLTPSSSPVLAVGSTVIDLTPTPLKEYAVREFGTKDKAILVGSVMAVTLLVAAVAGVLARRWFAAGAGLLLVLVALAGAAALSRPLATASHVVPSLAAAVVGLTALALMIRPPGAIVLLRRLDPRDTGSPVGGDESGVDAADTDRVSSDTTDTTPGSGPRASRRVVLLTSGLVAVAAAAMGFAGEKVIAFRTRIGNVTLPPVADPLPPLPEGLEGRFSGISDFQTSTGSFYRVDTNLTIPVVPVDDWKLTIDGDVDESFSLTFEELAAMPLIERDITMTCVSNEVGGRYIGAARWIGVRLTDLLDRAGVGSGADQVLSTATDGFTISTPLEVVRDGRDAMVAIGMNGEPLPAEHGFPARLITPGIYGFVGATKWLTRLTLTTYAEESAYWTDRDWATDAPIKISSRIDTPKPLASLKKGRTVIGGVAWAQHVGVGRVEVRIDGGDWQEAELGPDAGIDYWRQWFLPWDASSGSHMLAVRATGLDDEVQTAARMTPFPEGSSGIQEIVVNVE; encoded by the coding sequence ATGAGCAGACTGCGCAGACTTCTCTCCGGCGCCCTCGCGGGCGCACTCGCCACGTTGTGCGGGATGGCCGCCGGTCACCTCGTCGCAGCGCTGCTGACTCCCTCGTCGTCACCCGTCCTGGCCGTCGGCTCCACGGTCATCGACCTGACGCCGACTCCCCTGAAGGAGTACGCCGTCCGCGAGTTCGGCACGAAGGACAAGGCCATCCTCGTCGGGAGCGTGATGGCCGTGACGCTGCTGGTCGCGGCCGTCGCCGGCGTGCTGGCCAGGCGCTGGTTCGCGGCCGGCGCCGGGCTGCTCCTCGTGCTCGTGGCGCTGGCTGGGGCAGCCGCGCTCTCCCGCCCCCTGGCGACGGCCAGCCACGTGGTGCCCTCGCTCGCCGCGGCGGTGGTCGGGTTGACGGCACTCGCGCTGATGATCCGCCCACCGGGGGCGATCGTCCTGCTGCGACGCCTCGACCCGCGCGACACCGGGTCCCCGGTCGGCGGCGACGAGAGCGGCGTCGACGCCGCTGACACCGACCGCGTCTCGAGCGACACCACGGACACCACACCCGGGTCCGGCCCACGTGCCTCACGCCGCGTGGTCCTGCTCACCTCGGGCCTGGTCGCGGTCGCTGCGGCCGCCATGGGATTCGCCGGGGAGAAGGTGATCGCCTTCCGTACCCGGATCGGCAACGTCACCCTGCCCCCCGTCGCCGACCCGCTGCCGCCCCTCCCCGAGGGGCTGGAGGGTCGGTTCAGCGGCATCTCCGACTTCCAGACCTCCACCGGCAGCTTCTACCGGGTCGACACCAACCTGACCATCCCCGTGGTGCCGGTCGACGACTGGAAGCTGACCATCGACGGCGACGTCGACGAGTCCTTCAGCCTCACCTTCGAGGAGCTGGCCGCGATGCCGCTGATCGAGCGGGACATCACCATGACGTGCGTCTCCAACGAGGTGGGTGGGCGCTACATCGGCGCAGCCCGCTGGATCGGCGTACGCCTGACCGACCTGCTCGACCGTGCCGGCGTCGGCTCCGGGGCCGACCAGGTCCTCAGCACGGCCACGGACGGCTTCACGATCAGCACGCCGCTCGAGGTGGTCCGCGACGGGCGGGACGCGATGGTCGCGATCGGCATGAACGGCGAGCCGCTGCCCGCCGAGCACGGCTTCCCGGCACGGCTGATCACCCCCGGCATCTACGGCTTCGTCGGCGCCACCAAGTGGCTGACCCGGTTGACCCTGACGACGTACGCCGAGGAGTCGGCGTACTGGACCGACCGCGACTGGGCGACGGATGCCCCGATCAAGATCTCCTCGCGCATCGACACCCCCAAGCCGTTGGCCAGCCTGAAGAAGGGCCGGACGGTGATCGGTGGGGTGGCCTGGGCGCAGCACGTCGGCGTCGGCCGGGTCGAGGTGCGCATCGACGGCGGCGACTGGCAGGAGGCCGAGCTCGGCCCTGACGCCGGGATCGACTACTGGCGCCAGTGGTTCCTGCCCTGGGATGCCTCCAGTGGCTCGCACATGCTCGCCGTCCGGGCGACCGGCCTGGACGACGAGGTTCAGACCGCGGCCCGCATGACGCCGTTCCCCGAGGGCTCGAGCGGCATCCAGGAGATCGTCGTGAACGTGGAGTGA
- a CDS encoding fasciclin domain-containing protein, producing the protein MKRSIIRQSGVAAAALALSVSLVACGSEDDGDSTAKGDSSESTSQSSDMSSDDSMSDDSMADDSKAGAAADTFGPGCSAIPKSGAGSFNGMATEPVATAASANPLLKTLVAAVGKADLVDTLNSAEGITVFAPTDDAFGKIPKADLDGVLADKKLLTKILTHHVVAGQLGPDEIAGKHKTLAGDTVTVKGSGEEFTVGDESAAVLCGNIPTANATVYVIDSVLMPAS; encoded by the coding sequence ATGAAGCGCTCCATCATTCGCCAGTCCGGTGTCGCTGCCGCGGCCCTCGCCCTGTCCGTGTCCCTGGTTGCCTGCGGATCCGAGGACGACGGCGACAGCACCGCCAAGGGCGACTCGAGCGAGTCGACCTCGCAGTCGAGCGACATGTCGTCCGACGACTCGATGTCCGACGACTCGATGGCCGACGACTCGAAGGCCGGCGCTGCTGCCGACACCTTCGGTCCCGGCTGCTCGGCGATCCCGAAGTCCGGTGCCGGTTCCTTCAACGGCATGGCCACCGAGCCGGTTGCCACCGCGGCCAGCGCCAACCCGCTGCTCAAGACCCTGGTCGCTGCGGTCGGCAAGGCCGACCTCGTCGACACGCTGAACTCGGCCGAGGGCATCACCGTCTTCGCGCCCACCGACGACGCCTTCGGCAAGATCCCCAAGGCTGACCTCGACGGCGTGCTCGCCGACAAGAAGCTGCTCACCAAGATCCTGACCCACCACGTGGTCGCCGGCCAGCTCGGCCCGGACGAGATCGCCGGCAAGCACAAGACGCTCGCGGGTGACACGGTCACCGTGAAGGGCTCCGGCGAAGAGTTCACGGTCGGTGACGAGAGCGCCGCGGTGCTGTGTGGCAACATCCCCACCGCGAACGCCACCGTCTACGTCATCGACTCCGTCCTGATGCCGGCTTCCTGA
- the sigK gene encoding ECF RNA polymerase sigma factor SigK has protein sequence MRGPVPVPSGDSSPEGAGAPDLAAFFRRASRGDESAFAELYDATAARVHGLVLRVVRDPAQAEEVTQEVYLEVWRTASRFDPSRGSALSWLMTIAHRRSVDRVRSAEATSRRDSSYHDQSQTLPHDSTAEAATTAIEAQRVRTAMQSLTEVQREALELAYFGGYTHTEVASMLDLPVGTAKTRIRDGLIRLRDTLGVTL, from the coding sequence ATGAGAGGTCCCGTGCCCGTTCCCTCCGGCGACTCGTCGCCGGAGGGGGCGGGTGCGCCCGACCTGGCCGCCTTCTTCCGTCGCGCTTCCCGCGGCGACGAGTCGGCCTTTGCCGAGCTGTACGACGCCACTGCGGCTCGTGTCCACGGCCTGGTGCTGCGTGTCGTCCGGGACCCGGCCCAGGCCGAGGAGGTCACCCAGGAGGTCTACCTCGAGGTCTGGCGCACGGCGTCCCGTTTCGACCCGTCCCGCGGCAGCGCACTCTCGTGGTTGATGACCATCGCCCACCGGCGCAGCGTCGACCGGGTCCGCTCCGCGGAGGCGACCAGCCGCCGCGACAGCAGCTACCACGACCAGAGCCAGACTCTCCCCCACGACTCCACTGCTGAGGCTGCGACCACCGCGATCGAGGCGCAACGGGTCCGCACAGCCATGCAGAGCTTGACCGAAGTGCAGCGCGAAGCCCTCGAGCTCGCCTACTTCGGCGGATACACACACACGGAGGTGGCCTCGATGCTCGACTTGCCGGTCGGCACGGCCAAGACTCGAATACGCGACGGGCTGATCCGTCTGCGCGACACGTTGGGGGTGACACTGTGA
- a CDS encoding anti-sigma factor — protein sequence MSDIHALSGAYAVDALDEHERALFEQHLADCADCRAEVESLRETSALMAEITPVAPPPAMRDRLLAEIRTVRPLPPEVTPPTGGSGVTALAPRRRRRFPALLAAAAAVVAIGAGTTVALQPWDDEQTTQQLSAADQVIGADDAQEVGLDLPGGARAELVRSVSLGKAVLVTHDMPAAPDDKVYQLWLQSPEGAMVPAGLMPRGANQKVLLKGDAAEATAAGITVEPAGGSQAPTSDPIALFDLEQGA from the coding sequence GTGAGCGACATCCACGCTCTCTCCGGCGCCTACGCCGTCGACGCCCTCGACGAGCACGAGCGCGCGCTCTTCGAGCAGCACCTGGCCGACTGCGCCGACTGTCGCGCCGAGGTGGAGAGCCTCCGTGAGACCTCCGCCCTGATGGCCGAGATCACCCCGGTTGCCCCACCTCCAGCGATGCGTGACCGCCTGCTGGCCGAGATCCGGACGGTTCGGCCGTTGCCTCCCGAGGTCACTCCTCCCACCGGGGGTTCGGGGGTGACCGCGTTGGCGCCCCGACGCCGGCGTCGGTTTCCGGCGCTCCTGGCCGCTGCTGCGGCCGTCGTCGCCATCGGCGCAGGCACCACCGTCGCTCTCCAGCCGTGGGACGACGAGCAGACCACCCAGCAGCTGAGCGCGGCTGACCAGGTGATCGGCGCCGACGACGCCCAGGAGGTCGGCCTCGACCTTCCCGGCGGGGCCAGGGCCGAGCTGGTTCGCTCGGTGTCGCTGGGCAAGGCCGTGCTGGTCACCCACGACATGCCTGCTGCACCCGACGACAAGGTCTACCAGCTGTGGTTGCAGTCCCCCGAGGGTGCGATGGTGCCCGCTGGCCTGATGCCCCGGGGCGCCAACCAGAAGGTGCTGCTCAAGGGTGATGCAGCCGAGGCCACCGCGGCCGGCATCACCGTCGAGCCCGCGGGAGGATCACAGGCACCGACCTCTGACCCGATCGCGCTCTTCGACCTCGAGCAGGGGGCGTGA
- a CDS encoding FAD-dependent oxidoreductase produces MTRRVAVVGGGVAGLVAAHAISRTAQVTLFEADPRLGGHADTHVVDGLGIDTGFIVHNERTYPTLLRLFAELGVETQASDMSMSVRDLASGLEYAGALGASGLFPTAANLRRPAYLRMLVEIPRFHRRAKRLLASTASTSTASTSTDGQTLRDFLAEGGFSAYFTRHFMEPLVAAVWSCDPETSLDYPARYLFAFLEHHGMLGVFGSPQWRTVTGGSGEYVAKVAAGLDDVRTGTKVTSVEETAGGVRITDGNGLVSTFDAVVIAIHPSQALSMLATPTAGQREVLSAMPYSRNTARLHTDTSLLPRAQRARASWNFLRPSTPNGEVTVTYDLTRLQSLPTATRYLVTLGGATRIDPATVIETMEYEHPLYTPESVAAQGRLPSINTARIAFAGAYHGWGFHEDGAASGVRAAEHLGFTWDAPAPAAAPVGLAAGRVYRTTVRHERRGPLQHAFTNQSWAWLVDLDDLPHPRPTASFEARDHIGSPSSSIRRNVDELLAAEGIDLEGGRILMLANPRALGHCFNPLSVFWCHDASGAQVCAVLEVHNTYGDRHAYVVRPDEHGHAGIDKAMYVSPFNDTSGRYEVSVPPPGEKVAVSVTLRRPGHPAFTASVVGEALPAGRRPWRAALAPLLTTVLIRVQGIGLWLRRLPVQPRPGSRTQ; encoded by the coding sequence GTGACCCGGAGGGTCGCCGTCGTGGGAGGTGGTGTGGCCGGTCTCGTGGCCGCGCACGCCATCTCCCGGACGGCGCAGGTCACGCTGTTCGAGGCGGACCCCCGACTCGGGGGCCATGCCGACACGCACGTCGTCGACGGGCTGGGCATCGACACCGGCTTCATCGTGCACAACGAGCGCACCTACCCGACGCTGCTGCGCCTCTTCGCCGAGCTGGGCGTGGAGACCCAGGCGTCCGACATGTCGATGTCGGTGCGCGACCTGGCCTCCGGCCTGGAGTACGCCGGGGCGTTGGGTGCGAGCGGGCTGTTCCCCACGGCCGCCAACCTTCGCCGGCCGGCGTACCTGCGCATGCTCGTGGAGATCCCCCGCTTCCACCGCCGCGCCAAGCGTCTGCTCGCCTCCACCGCCTCGACCTCCACCGCCTCGACCTCCACGGATGGCCAGACCCTGCGCGACTTCCTCGCCGAGGGCGGCTTCTCGGCCTACTTCACCCGTCACTTCATGGAGCCGCTCGTCGCCGCGGTGTGGTCGTGCGACCCGGAGACCTCGCTGGACTACCCGGCGCGCTACCTCTTCGCCTTCCTCGAGCACCACGGCATGCTGGGTGTCTTCGGCTCGCCCCAGTGGCGCACGGTGACCGGAGGCTCCGGCGAGTACGTCGCCAAGGTCGCTGCCGGCCTCGACGACGTGCGGACAGGCACCAAGGTGACCTCGGTCGAGGAGACCGCTGGGGGTGTGCGGATCACCGACGGCAACGGTCTCGTCTCCACCTTCGACGCGGTCGTCATCGCCATCCACCCGAGCCAGGCCCTCTCGATGCTGGCCACGCCGACGGCTGGTCAGCGTGAGGTGCTCAGCGCGATGCCCTACTCACGCAACACCGCCCGCCTGCACACCGACACCTCGCTGCTGCCGCGAGCGCAGCGCGCGCGGGCCTCCTGGAACTTCCTGCGTCCCTCCACCCCGAACGGTGAGGTGACGGTGACCTACGACCTGACCCGGCTGCAGTCGTTGCCGACCGCGACCCGCTACCTCGTGACGCTGGGCGGCGCCACCCGGATCGACCCAGCGACGGTGATCGAGACGATGGAGTACGAGCACCCGCTCTACACGCCCGAGTCCGTGGCGGCACAGGGCCGTCTGCCGTCGATCAACACCGCGCGCATCGCGTTCGCCGGCGCCTACCACGGTTGGGGCTTCCACGAGGACGGTGCTGCCTCGGGGGTCCGGGCGGCCGAGCACCTCGGCTTCACGTGGGACGCCCCGGCCCCTGCTGCGGCCCCGGTCGGGCTCGCCGCCGGGCGGGTCTACCGCACCACCGTGCGCCACGAGCGTCGCGGCCCGCTGCAGCACGCGTTCACGAACCAGTCGTGGGCCTGGTTGGTCGATCTCGACGACCTTCCCCACCCGCGCCCGACTGCCTCCTTCGAGGCGCGCGACCACATCGGCTCCCCGTCCTCCTCGATCCGCCGCAACGTCGACGAGCTCCTCGCCGCCGAGGGCATCGACCTCGAGGGCGGTCGGATCCTGATGCTCGCCAACCCGCGGGCCCTCGGGCACTGCTTCAACCCGTTGTCGGTCTTCTGGTGCCACGACGCATCCGGCGCCCAGGTGTGCGCCGTGCTCGAGGTGCACAACACCTACGGCGACCGGCACGCGTACGTCGTACGCCCCGACGAGCACGGTCATGCGGGGATCGACAAGGCGATGTACGTCTCCCCGTTCAACGACACCTCCGGACGCTACGAGGTGTCGGTCCCGCCGCCGGGCGAGAAGGTCGCGGTGTCGGTGACGCTGCGTCGTCCCGGGCACCCCGCGTTCACCGCCTCGGTCGTCGGCGAGGCGCTGCCCGCCGGTCGTCGTCCGTGGCGGGCCGCCCTGGCTCCGCTGCTGACGACGGTGCTGATCCGTGTGCAGGGCATCGGGCTGTGGCTGCGGCGGTTGCCGGTCCAGCCGCGGCCGGGGTCACGCACGCAGTGA
- a CDS encoding cyclopropane-fatty-acyl-phospholipid synthase family protein: MTITDSAIVRADARSPEPDAWPGLYDVPSGPRTRVAAVVAKRIFAHAMRRLEVRVETGGVVGTTDGRPTIVLHRPEEFFARVGADGLIGFGEGYLSGAWDSPDLDLLLTTMATEIATIVPDWMQRLRSVWQARMPSSHRNSEDQTRDNISHHYDLSNDLFATFLDETLSYSSALFESEVVQESAHSSAGVPTSDDMAEGQARKIERLLDRAGVVEGSRVLEIGTGWGELAIRAARRGATVRSVTLSVEQQELARERIAEAGFADRVEVDLLDYRQVVGTYDAVVSVEMIEAVGHEFWPTYFAKIDSLLAPEGRVAIQAITMPHDRMLATRGGFTWINKYVFPGGFLPSTEAIDQVTREHTALRITDRLSFGLHYAETLRQWDEAFGAASADVRRLGFDAVFERMWHFYLAYSRAGFAARYLDVQQLTFAKESV; the protein is encoded by the coding sequence GTGACCATCACTGACTCCGCCATCGTCCGGGCCGACGCCCGGTCGCCCGAGCCCGATGCGTGGCCGGGCCTGTACGACGTACCGTCCGGACCCCGCACGCGGGTCGCCGCCGTCGTCGCCAAGCGGATCTTCGCCCATGCCATGCGCAGGCTGGAGGTCCGCGTGGAGACCGGAGGCGTGGTCGGCACGACCGACGGTCGGCCCACGATCGTCCTGCACAGGCCGGAGGAGTTCTTTGCGCGCGTGGGCGCCGACGGCCTGATCGGCTTCGGCGAGGGCTACCTGTCGGGCGCCTGGGACTCTCCCGACCTCGACCTCCTGCTCACCACGATGGCCACCGAGATCGCGACCATCGTGCCCGACTGGATGCAGCGCCTGCGCTCGGTGTGGCAGGCCCGGATGCCGAGCTCCCACCGCAACAGCGAGGACCAGACCCGCGACAACATCAGCCACCACTACGACCTGTCCAACGACCTGTTCGCGACCTTCCTCGACGAGACGCTGAGCTACTCGTCGGCGCTCTTCGAGAGTGAGGTCGTGCAGGAGTCGGCGCACTCGTCGGCCGGCGTTCCCACCTCCGACGACATGGCCGAGGGCCAGGCGCGCAAGATCGAGCGCCTCCTCGACCGGGCTGGCGTCGTCGAGGGCTCCCGGGTCCTCGAGATCGGCACCGGTTGGGGCGAGCTGGCCATCCGCGCCGCCCGTCGTGGCGCGACGGTGCGCTCGGTCACGTTGTCCGTCGAGCAGCAGGAGCTCGCCCGCGAGCGGATCGCCGAGGCCGGCTTCGCCGACCGGGTCGAGGTCGACCTGCTCGACTACCGCCAGGTGGTCGGCACCTACGACGCCGTGGTCTCGGTGGAGATGATCGAGGCCGTGGGCCACGAGTTCTGGCCGACCTACTTCGCGAAGATCGACTCGCTGCTGGCACCCGAGGGGCGGGTGGCGATCCAGGCGATCACCATGCCGCACGACCGGATGCTGGCCACCCGCGGCGGGTTCACCTGGATCAACAAGTACGTCTTCCCCGGCGGCTTCCTGCCCTCGACCGAGGCGATCGACCAGGTCACCCGTGAGCACACCGCACTGCGGATCACCGATCGCCTGTCGTTCGGGCTGCACTATGCGGAGACGCTGCGCCAGTGGGACGAGGCCTTCGGCGCCGCGAGCGCCGACGTACGGCGTCTCGGGTTCGACGCCGTCTTCGAGCGGATGTGGCACTTCTACCTGGCCTACTCGCGGGCCGGGTTCGCGGCGCGCTACCTCGACGTCCAGCAGCTCACGTTCGCCAAGGAATCCGTGTGA
- a CDS encoding cyclopropane-fatty-acyl-phospholipid synthase family protein, producing the protein MSGVAGRLADTLRPIVGGDLPVRLRAWDGSESGPAGAPLVTLNSPQAISRLFWRPGELGAAQAYVSGEIDVDGDLDRALTHVWSVADERGLQGIRPTPAVAGALLKVLREVGRPPSPPASQARVRGRLHSKLRDRRAISHHYDLSNEFYSLILDDSMAYSSGYWRSDDPAYTLADAQRDKLSLILDKLGLEPGMTMLDVGCGWGSLSLHAAARGIRVVGVTIAAEQKKFIDDRIFAYGLEDGVEIRLQDYRDVEGEFDAVASVEMGEHVGERNYPTYVEVLRRSVRPGGRVLVQQMSRRGRHPGGGPFIESFIAPDMHMRPIGETVALFENGGLEVRDVHALREHYVRTVQAWIEAFESNIDRITALVGEEVARVWRLYLVGGGMAFRDGRMGVDQILAVRPGAHTVPPVRTW; encoded by the coding sequence GTGAGCGGCGTTGCCGGGCGGCTGGCTGACACCCTGCGCCCGATCGTCGGCGGCGACCTCCCGGTGCGGCTGCGCGCCTGGGACGGATCCGAGTCCGGTCCGGCCGGTGCACCGCTGGTCACGCTGAACTCGCCGCAGGCGATCAGTCGCCTCTTCTGGCGCCCCGGTGAGCTGGGCGCCGCCCAGGCCTACGTCTCCGGGGAGATCGACGTCGACGGCGACCTCGACCGGGCACTCACCCACGTGTGGTCGGTCGCCGACGAGCGCGGGTTGCAGGGCATCCGTCCGACCCCGGCGGTCGCCGGCGCCCTGCTGAAGGTCCTCCGCGAGGTGGGGCGCCCACCGTCGCCGCCCGCCTCCCAGGCCCGCGTGCGTGGCCGGTTGCACAGCAAGCTGCGAGACCGGCGCGCGATCAGCCACCACTACGACCTGTCCAACGAGTTCTACTCGCTGATCCTCGACGACTCGATGGCCTACTCCTCGGGCTACTGGCGTTCCGACGACCCGGCGTACACCTTGGCCGACGCGCAGCGCGACAAGCTGTCGCTGATCCTCGACAAGCTCGGGCTCGAGCCCGGGATGACGATGCTGGACGTCGGCTGCGGCTGGGGCTCGCTGTCCTTGCACGCCGCCGCCCGGGGCATCAGGGTGGTCGGCGTGACGATCGCTGCGGAGCAGAAGAAGTTCATCGACGACCGCATCTTCGCCTACGGGCTCGAGGACGGCGTCGAGATCCGGTTGCAGGACTACCGCGACGTCGAGGGCGAGTTCGACGCGGTCGCGTCCGTCGAGATGGGTGAGCACGTGGGCGAGCGCAACTACCCGACGTACGTCGAGGTGCTGCGCCGTTCCGTGAGGCCCGGCGGGCGCGTGCTGGTCCAGCAGATGTCGCGTCGCGGCAGGCATCCGGGAGGCGGTCCGTTCATCGAGTCGTTCATCGCGCCCGACATGCACATGCGTCCGATCGGTGAGACCGTCGCGCTCTTCGAGAACGGGGGGCTCGAGGTGCGCGACGTCCATGCCTTGCGGGAGCACTACGTCCGCACGGTGCAGGCATGGATCGAGGCCTTCGAGTCGAACATCGATCGGATCACTGCCCTCGTCGGCGAGGAGGTTGCCCGGGTGTGGCGCCTCTACCTCGTCGGCGGGGGCATGGCCTTCCGGGACGGCCGGATGGGGGTCGACCAGATCCTCGCGGTGCGTCCCGGCGCGCACACGGTGCCACCGGTGCGCACGTGGTGA
- a CDS encoding DUF1295 domain-containing protein, which yields MVTSFLLVSGVSLAAAALLMAVTAVIGHRLGKVSVVDTTWGLGFVVVALVAALLGDGSTPRRWVLFLLVAVWGLRLAWHMFRSNHGKGEDPRYARMLAGASYAVAVRKVFVTQGLALWFVSLPVQVSAVAGSGLVPVAVVGVALWLVGLVFESVGDAQLAAYKRDPDRGPVMDRGLWAWTRHPNHFGDACVWWGVFLVAASAWPGVLTVLSPVAMTYFLVWATGARLLDQHMEGRPGWAEYAARTSMFVPLPPKR from the coding sequence GTGGTGACCTCCTTCCTGCTGGTCTCCGGCGTCTCGCTGGCTGCGGCCGCCCTCCTGATGGCGGTCACCGCGGTGATCGGTCACCGCCTGGGCAAGGTCTCGGTGGTCGACACCACCTGGGGCCTCGGTTTCGTGGTGGTCGCGCTGGTGGCCGCTCTCCTCGGTGACGGATCCACGCCGCGACGGTGGGTGCTGTTCCTGCTCGTCGCGGTGTGGGGACTGCGGTTGGCCTGGCACATGTTCCGCAGCAACCACGGCAAGGGCGAGGACCCGCGCTATGCGCGGATGCTCGCGGGGGCGTCGTACGCCGTCGCGGTGCGCAAGGTGTTCGTCACCCAGGGGCTCGCCCTGTGGTTCGTGTCGTTGCCGGTGCAGGTCTCCGCGGTTGCCGGGTCGGGGCTCGTCCCGGTCGCGGTGGTCGGAGTGGCCCTCTGGCTGGTCGGACTCGTCTTCGAGTCCGTCGGCGACGCCCAGCTGGCGGCGTACAAGCGCGATCCCGACCGTGGCCCGGTGATGGATCGAGGGCTGTGGGCGTGGACCCGGCACCCGAACCACTTCGGCGACGCGTGCGTGTGGTGGGGAGTCTTCCTGGTCGCGGCCTCCGCCTGGCCCGGTGTCCTCACCGTCCTGTCGCCGGTGGCCATGACCTACTTCCTGGTCTGGGCGACGGGCGCACGACTCCTGGACCAGCACATGGAGGGGCGTCCCGGCTGGGCCGAGTACGCCGCCCGGACGTCGATGTTCGTGCCGTTGCCGCCGAAGCGCTGA
- a CDS encoding MmcQ/YjbR family DNA-binding protein, translated as MAKKDRPAVPGWMLEQLRQIMQPLPSIHEEEAWVGVRWRVGERTVVHAFGGEDQLFRIVFRGEPDEVAAFAHLGDPYFKAGWGGDTIGMLLDESTDWTEVRELLVDSYCLRAPASLASRVDRRTSATEAAQRNGTKR; from the coding sequence ATGGCCAAGAAGGATCGCCCTGCCGTCCCGGGGTGGATGCTCGAGCAGTTGCGCCAGATCATGCAGCCGTTGCCCAGCATCCATGAGGAAGAGGCGTGGGTCGGTGTGCGATGGCGGGTGGGCGAGCGAACCGTCGTGCACGCCTTCGGCGGTGAGGACCAGCTCTTCCGCATCGTGTTCCGGGGCGAACCCGATGAGGTCGCGGCGTTCGCACACTTGGGCGATCCCTACTTCAAGGCGGGTTGGGGCGGCGACACGATCGGCATGCTGCTCGACGAGTCGACCGACTGGACCGAGGTGCGCGAGCTGCTCGTCGACTCCTACTGCCTCCGTGCGCCCGCCAGCCTCGCGTCCCGGGTCGACCGCCGGACAAGCGCGACTGAGGCCGCTCAGCGCAACGGTACGAAACGGTAG